Within the Microtus ochrogaster isolate Prairie Vole_2 linkage group LG2, MicOch1.0, whole genome shotgun sequence genome, the region AGTGAGGAGGGATCAGACACTAAAGAAATTGCTCTGTGggcacagaaaagctggggtcaGGTGGTCGGTCTGTGCGCACTCAGATTGATTCCAGCTCCCTGCCTGCAAGGGTGGGCTGGTCTCGGTAGGAGGTGTCTGGAGGCAGCAGTCTCAGGCATCCTGCAGGAGCAAGCTGTAGCTGCTAACTTCTGCATACACTGTGAGCATTGTTGTCACTTGGCCTAGAGGAAGGCTTTGCAGTCCATCTGATCCTAGAGGTGTGTTGGGAGCTCTTCTCTTCCCATGGGTCTGAGCATTGGTCCTTCATATGGCCATGCTCATGTCAACAATACACACTCCCTCAAGACTTCACCCACTTGACACTTTGACGCAATGCTTCCTTGGCTCtcagaactttttattttattttgtgtgtgtgtgtgtgtgtgtgtgtgtgtgtgtgtgtgtgtgtgtgtgttcacgcatgCACTAGAGGGGACATACCATGTataaaggccagaggtcaactttgggtgCTGTTTCTCAGGAACCGaccactttggtttttgagacaggggttctctgggGCTTTTGGGCCTGTCCCGGAATTAGCCccttaccaggctggcctcgaactcacagagatccgcctgcctctgcctcccgagtgctgggattaaaggcgtgcgccaccaccgcccggccactcctggctttttacgtgggttctggggacccacttatacatacatatacttacacagcaagcacttcataGATGGAGCTATAAATGAGGTCTTTTCCCACTAATTTTTGCCCATAGTTTTCTCACCAAAGTAACTACATTGCATATGGCCCTTATTCCTGGTAGAACTTAAATATTATGTTAAGTTTATTACCAGCCTTcgctattataaatgactatggCTTTTAATTTCAGGCTACTCCAAAAGCTTGATTTTTCTTCGATGAAATTTTCCGTCTATTTCTTGGCTTACGAGGATAAGAATGACATCCCTAAAGATAAGAATGAGAGAACAGCGTGGACACTGTCCAGAAAAGCTACACTTGAGTTGACACAGTGCGTACAAGTCTTTGTCTCTTTATAGATCCTAATTTTTTAtaaggtatttttaaagaatctcttTTTATGTGGTTTCCAGTCTAagtcaaattatatatatgtaaatttcatGTGCCttcatgttttgcttgcatgtatgtctgtgttggatcccctgaaactgaagttacagttagttatgagctgccatgcgggttctgggaattgaacccaggacctctggaagagcagccagtgcttccagccgctgagccatgtctccagccccctaaatcgatttttaatatttttattatttttaaatatttgggtcTTCGTGTTATTCTTATGGTTTCTTTAGGACAgagagaacatttttcttttagagaataTAAGACCCTGAATTGGCAAGATATTTGCCAAACTAtagattattaattttataacttaCAGATTCTCCTAAAATCTTCTGATAGTCatatttttgtccttttattattttactgtttttgatCCAGAAATGTTATAGAATATATTCCTTTTAAATAACCAGCACataattttgtaataattttttgtttgtttgtttttgtgtttttgttttgttttttgagaccggggttctctgtgtagctttggaggctgttctgaaactcactctgtagaccagactggccttgaactcacagagctctgcctgcctctgcctcttgagttctgagaGTAAAAGCAGGTGCCACCATTGCCCGCCCCCAACATTCAAATTTTAAGGTGCTTTTATAACCTCAACGTTTAAAAGTACAGAATTAAAGGACTCcccatttctttctgtgttagTATGTATCCTTTGATTCAGAAACACTTGCTTAAGTGGCCGACCGTCTTGTCTCCAGAATGGAAATGCTCAAATCTGGTCCATGGAGCTCATCTCCAGAGTGGAAATGTCTCAAATCTGGTCCATCTAGAACTTAGTGCAGAAATGATAGTTGCTGCAGCTTTTATTCTTGCTCTTATCTGGGTGCCGGATTCGACCATCTTCTTAACGTAGGTAGAATCTTCTTTGCCAGCTTGTCCTTCCTGCAGGTGGAAAAATCAGTTTTGTAGTAAAGTAGCATGCATACAGAGTAAGCCTTCGGAGAGTTCCCTTCTCATAGGCTATTCTAAGGTCAGAACTGCAATTACTATCTTGTGCAAGCCTtcttctctagaagaacagaaccaatagaatgtagatagaaaaggaaatttattagATTGGTTTACATGGTAGGGGTTGGATAGTCTCAACAATGGCTCTCTGAACACCGGAGAAGCAGAGAACCTGGTAGCTGCTCCATCCACAAAGCTGGATGCCTTACCAGTCCTACACTAGTATGGAAGGCCTTGGGGCTCCCTAGAAGGCCAATAAGCTGGAGTCTGTTATCAGCTGAGAGTAACAGGAACAGattgtatcggcgtaaataaatgcaaggcagatataaaggaatatttacaactttaatgataaacttacagaacctaagTTCCCGCATAGCcaaggaggtaggaaagaaaaaagggagggcgcAGCCTCTGCGTGCTCCATTTATCCGGAAACAACCGCCctaggcaaacccgccctaaaggggctggcttaaccctacaacaGATGCAGGACAGCTGGAAAGTGTTAGCTGTGTTTGCTGTAggtctttttttctgtaaatttacTGGAGGACACACCCTGAGGTGCGTCTTCCAGGTTTGTGCTAAGTCCCCCAGGTTGATAGTTATAGCCTGCTAACACAGTCCTTTCCTCTGCAGCAACTGGGGCACCGAAGATGATGAGACCCAGAGTTACCACAATGGCAACTCAGACCCTCGGGGATTTGGTATGTTTGCCCCATTGTAtggtgtctgtgggtgtgtatgaTTTTACATGGTAATACATATTTATGGTACAGTAAACTTAAGATACAAATGACCTAATTTTCAAGTAATTTATTAGGGatatgattgtttttatttgctgCAGATCTTATTCAGCAGCTATCTAATTTCAGTATTGGTCCAAACATTGTGTTTGCTTTCTCATAATATTATGCTGTAAAGTCACAGTATTATGTTTTCAGTAAACTTTATTATGGGGCTAGGAAGAGAGTCCGCAGCCTTACCCATGCCAGGCAAACGTTCTAAgctgccctccctctccttctagGAGAGTGTTCAATTAAAACACTGATGACCGAGGTTAATAATAATCCCATTTTCTGGCAGTGTCTTgtcaagggctgaagagatgcttcagtggttaagaacacttgctgttcttgtagaggacctggccttggttcccagcacccacattgtggcttaCGACCAtccgtaattccagttccaggggatctgatgccctcttctgacctcagtgggtATCAGGAGCACACATAGtgcatatacaataaaataaatctaaagatatCTATCTTGTCACGTGGCAGAATAGTGAGTTGGGAAATGTAGTGAACGTCTACAGTTAATCTATTAAACAGGAGTAAATGATAACCTTTCGGGTATAGATTATCTAAACAGATTGAAGTATGCATCAGTCAGTACTGGTTTATTTCAAACAACAATTCACAACTATTTGACTATAAGTAGCCAGTCAGAAGCTACTGGCCCTTTAATATATAGATTTTGAACCTATTTAGCTCTGTTTCCGAAGGCCTTGTGTTTTGAAGTAAGTTTTGGAAGCCATTTGCAGCACGTGGGTGTACTCTTATAatcatttctttctgtgctttgtttttgGGGGAATGGTATCACCAAAGGTCACATTGGGATTGCTGTTCCTGATGTCTACAGTGCCTGTAAAAGGTTTGAAGAGCTGGGGGTCAAGTTTGTGAAGAAACCCGATGATGGTGAGTCAACCCACCCTTCACCATGTGCATAGCTGTGATTGGTCAGTCTGCTCTGCACCACAGCTGTGATTGGTTAATATGTCTGAGGGCTGTTGGAGCCATGCTGGTTGGATGCAAGTAACTGGAAGCTCTTTTCAGCAAGTCCTAGAGCAAAGGAACGTGAAGAGAATTCCTGGCTCTCTTAAAAGACCAGAAAGAACTGGTGGCCTCACCAGGACACAGGACCTGGAGAGCCATGGGACCTCGCCTTCCCTTCCCTAGCCCTGCTATTTTCTCTCATTGGCTACCAGCTTTCAGGATTTCAGGGTGTAGGTAGTTGCTCCTAGAAGAATTCTCTGAAGTGTATTTTGTTGTCAATATAACTTTGTCAGTTTACTAATAATAACTGATATTTTTCATTCTTATATACAATTGTATATCCTATGCTTTGGGTATGTGTCTTGAAATGGCATATATCTGAATTCTGTTGGATTTATatgtatcattattattatacttAGATCTATTCTTACcttcttaagttttaaaattaattttaactttgGAAATATGTTAttgccctgtagcccaggctgcccatgACCTTAGGATTCTCTTTTTTCAGCCTCCTAGTTACGGACATTATAGTGTGCCACCACAGTTTGAGACATTTTACGAGCTTAAGCAGTAAGTAGTTCATTgttagagcccttgcctagcatgcactggGTCATAGGTTCAGCCCAgcaccaaaaaccaaccaaacaaacaaaccaaaaaaaaaaaaaaaagagccccaaaccaaccaaccaaacacataacaaaaacccagagaaaaataaacaagacatttTAGTAAAATTGTTTGAAGGAAAACATGTCCTATGGGATCCCCTCAGTAAGtgaacagctctcctctctgctcacATCAGCTGCTGTCACCTAGACTGAgttagtgattttcttttcttttctttcttttcctttcttttcctttttctttttctttctttggcctccacatttttaaaaaaataatgtagtacaatattttaaacatcttCACTCCATTTCTCTCTTGAAGCATCTTTTAGATTTTCCTGTCTTAGCAGCACTATGTTCTGAGGTTTTGTGAGATTAGGCCTCTGAGACACATGCATGGGAACCAGGCACACGTGGGTTAGTTCCGGTGGGAATCCTCTGCTTGTTTTCCTTCACCACTGAAAACGCTCCTGTACTGTCATTCTGCGTGCAAGTGTCCTTGAG harbors:
- the Glo1 gene encoding lactoylglutathione lyase — translated: MAEPQPASSGLTDEVAFSCCSDPDPSTKDFLMQQTMLRIKDPKKSLDFYTRVLGLTLLQKLDFSSMKFSVYFLAYEDKNDIPKDKNERTAWTLSRKATLELTHNWGTEDDETQSYHNGNSDPRGFGHIGIAVPDVYSACKRFEELGVKFVKKPDDGKMKGLAFIQDPDGYWIEILNPNKIAEI